AGCCGCACGGATTCTTTGCCATGAATCCGGCCAATGATGTGCCCCCCTCGGCCCCGGCCAAGAGTGTCAAACTCGGGCTGAGCATGTCCGGCGGTGGCTCGTGTTGTTCCAAGGAACCGTCGTAACGTGTGAATTTGTCAAGGGATGCCGCCAATGAACCCCACGCTGCCATTCCAATCGCCATGGCGATTGCCGCTCCATTTGCTTCGGAGAATCGCGAGCGTCGCCCTGATGATGTTGGGCTTGGTGGGGATCGTTGCGGCCCCAACGACAGTCTCCGCGATTGATCAAAAAATGATGCGGGAGGCGAAGAATCGCCCGGAATTGGTGCTGATTACCGCCACCCGCACCCGCCCCGCTCCGCCGCAAACCAAGCTCGCCAGCGGCGTCTTGGTGCATCCGCGCGTCGTGCTGACGGCAGCCCACGTCGTGGATGGCGCGGATCGCTGGGAGCTTCTGTTCCCGTATGCCACGCCCCAATCACTTACCCGCGAAACAACGCAGGCCGTGCAATATCCGGGGTACGAACGCGGCGATCCCGATGGCGATCTGGCGGTGCTGATTCTGCCGCAACCAATCGACGTGGGCGGCCAACTCCCCACCTTGCATCGCGGCCCACTGTTGCGATTGGATCAGAAAATGATCCTCACCGGGCGAGTCGAGCGCGGAACGCCATCGATGACCAAACTCTTCTCGGCGACCAGCGAAATCATCCCCTTTCCGGGGCGAGCAAATCTGTACGGCGGCTTTCCGCGAACGGCGCAGCCCGGCGATTCCGGCGGCCCGGTGACCGATGCGC
This DNA window, taken from Tuwongella immobilis, encodes the following:
- a CDS encoding trypsin-like serine protease codes for the protein MNPTLPFQSPWRLPLHLLRRIASVALMMLGLVGIVAAPTTVSAIDQKMMREAKNRPELVLITATRTRPAPPQTKLASGVLVHPRVVLTAAHVVDGADRWELLFPYATPQSLTRETTQAVQYPGYERGDPDGDLAVLILPQPIDVGGQLPTLHRGPLLRLDQKMILTGRVERGTPSMTKLFSATSEIIPFPGRANLYGGFPRTAQPGDSGGPVTDALNPQTIIGVISGYQPWNRRAVAMDAIMPLGKKSTAWIESQFPESRK